A genomic region of Phenylobacterium parvum contains the following coding sequences:
- a CDS encoding rhomboid family intramembrane serine protease, whose translation MSEPWTDEPASPDGREPAITAPPAALWLTGLLVAAYVFQTMFAPPDLVQALVYSPEPGPLARPLSLFTAVWLHGGWGHLAMNAAFALAFATPLARFFGPGLRGAASLFLFFLACGALGNLGFGLIHSGQSFGLIGASGGVSGLAAGAARIVGGEGGIGRLRSPFVVSMGGAWILSNLIVAVTGGALMEGGAQIAWEAHLAGFAAGLVLLRPFARFAGAPSR comes from the coding sequence ATGAGCGAGCCCTGGACAGACGAACCGGCGTCGCCGGACGGACGTGAGCCGGCCATCACCGCGCCGCCGGCCGCCCTGTGGCTGACGGGCCTGCTCGTCGCCGCCTATGTCTTCCAGACGATGTTCGCCCCGCCGGATCTGGTGCAGGCCCTCGTCTATTCCCCGGAACCGGGGCCGCTCGCCCGGCCCCTGTCCCTGTTCACGGCTGTCTGGCTGCATGGCGGCTGGGGGCACCTTGCGATGAACGCCGCCTTCGCCCTGGCCTTCGCAACGCCCCTCGCCCGATTCTTCGGGCCGGGCCTTCGGGGAGCCGCAAGCCTCTTCCTGTTCTTCCTCGCCTGCGGCGCGTTGGGGAACCTGGGGTTCGGACTGATTCACTCAGGCCAGTCTTTCGGACTGATCGGAGCCTCCGGCGGCGTCTCGGGCCTTGCCGCGGGCGCCGCCCGCATCGTGGGTGGAGAGGGGGGAATCGGAAGGCTCCGGTCCCCCTTTGTGGTCTCCATGGGCGGAGCCTGGATCCTCAGCAACCTCATCGTGGCTGTGACGGGGGGCGCTCTCATGGAGGGCGGCGCCCAGATCGCCTGGGAGGCCCACCTCGCCGGATTCGCTGCAGGCCTTGTCCTTTTGAGGCCTTTCGCCCGGTTCGCCGGGGCTCCATCCCGGTAA
- a CDS encoding M16 family metallopeptidase: protein MSTHRIPKTLLGLVGALFAGLVLIGGPPVLARQAPAAPVVWPQSASDVAADPTFRFGVLPNGMRYAIRRQATPPGQAALRLHISAGSLNEAEGQQGLAHFVEHMAFNGSTRVPEGEMVRILERLGLAFGADTNASTSFDETIYRLDLPRTDRETLEASLMLLREVAGELTFSPSAVDRERGVILSEERTRDGPAMLAARAASALQFKGQLPPERFPIGETSVLKSVDAAGLRAFYQAWYRPERTVLVAVGDFDPEAMEAQVRKSFSDWTATGPAGVKPDVGKVARRGAEAKVVVDPGLPSAVSASWVAPPDLAADSEGRRRASLQREILFAVLNQRLSDLARGPNPPFIGAAASFSQPFQAQKSAGVYGLARAGQWRPALEAILTETRRIEAFGVRPDEVDRVISDWRAGLTAARTGSGTRTPSALAATVTGLILDGTVVTSPEQDLERFEREVKALDRAALNRLAAEVFKGSGPLVLLTSPTPVEGGESALLEVTRSTLKARVSAGTSAAASAWPYTSFGTPSEVVERRDVVDLDTTLVRFANGVRLTVKPTKFKADQILVQVNVGAGRLGLAPDRPSPEWSGGALVEGGPARISAKDMERALTGKVYSASFGMSDEALVLSGATRAEDLDTQMQVLAAYVSDPGWRPEAFDRYAAVAASIHDQLASTASGVISRDLPSLIRGGDARWAFPSREELAAARLDDLKAAVTPALASGPLEIVIVGDITVDKAIDAAGRTFGGLPQRADPAPLPPGALKVRTPSGGGEAVVRTHKGRADQAVLFTAWPTTGFLEDPRGARANRLLAAVLGLRLTEELREKQGATYSPSADSTQSLEIPGWGYISTVTEIPPDRIAAVTQDIRRIAKDLAGRAPTDDEMARARKPMLESVLQGRETNGYWISILSGVQADPRGLDAVRSLIPTLEGLTAADVQAAARKWLSDDRLWRLEVIPEAGRTRTAP, encoded by the coding sequence ATGTCGACGCACCGAATTCCGAAGACCCTCCTGGGCCTGGTGGGCGCCCTCTTCGCAGGCCTTGTCCTCATCGGGGGCCCGCCCGTCCTGGCGCGCCAGGCGCCGGCGGCCCCGGTCGTCTGGCCCCAGTCGGCCTCCGACGTGGCTGCAGACCCCACCTTCAGGTTTGGCGTCCTGCCCAACGGCATGCGCTACGCCATTCGCCGACAGGCGACGCCGCCGGGGCAGGCCGCCCTTCGACTCCACATCTCCGCTGGATCCCTGAACGAGGCCGAGGGCCAGCAGGGCCTCGCCCATTTCGTGGAGCACATGGCCTTCAACGGCTCGACTCGGGTTCCCGAGGGCGAGATGGTCAGGATCCTCGAGCGCCTGGGCCTGGCCTTCGGCGCAGACACCAACGCCTCGACGAGCTTCGACGAGACCATCTACCGGCTGGATCTGCCCCGCACCGATCGCGAGACCCTTGAGGCCAGCCTCATGCTCCTCCGGGAAGTGGCCGGCGAACTCACCTTCTCCCCGTCCGCCGTCGACCGCGAGCGCGGGGTGATCCTGTCCGAGGAACGCACCCGCGACGGGCCCGCCATGCTCGCCGCCCGAGCCGCCAGCGCCCTCCAGTTCAAGGGCCAGCTGCCGCCCGAACGCTTCCCGATCGGCGAGACGTCGGTCCTCAAGTCCGTGGACGCTGCGGGCCTCCGGGCCTTCTATCAGGCCTGGTATCGGCCAGAGCGCACTGTGCTGGTTGCGGTGGGGGATTTCGATCCCGAGGCCATGGAGGCCCAGGTCCGCAAGTCCTTCTCGGACTGGACGGCGACCGGCCCGGCCGGCGTCAAGCCCGATGTCGGCAAGGTGGCGCGCCGGGGGGCCGAGGCCAAGGTGGTGGTCGATCCCGGCCTGCCCTCGGCGGTGTCGGCGTCGTGGGTCGCGCCGCCGGACCTCGCCGCCGATTCCGAAGGCCGCCGGCGGGCGAGCCTTCAGCGCGAAATCCTCTTCGCCGTCCTCAACCAGCGGCTTTCCGACCTGGCCAGGGGCCCCAATCCCCCCTTCATCGGCGCCGCCGCCTCCTTCAGCCAGCCCTTCCAGGCGCAGAAGAGCGCCGGGGTCTATGGCCTCGCAAGGGCAGGCCAATGGCGGCCGGCGCTGGAGGCCATACTGACCGAGACCCGCCGGATCGAGGCCTTCGGCGTCCGGCCGGACGAGGTGGACCGCGTGATCTCCGACTGGCGGGCCGGCCTCACCGCCGCCCGGACGGGCTCTGGGACGCGAACGCCGTCGGCCCTTGCCGCGACGGTCACGGGGCTCATCCTCGATGGAACCGTGGTCACCAGTCCTGAACAGGACCTGGAGCGTTTCGAGCGGGAGGTGAAGGCTCTGGACCGCGCGGCTCTCAATCGGCTGGCGGCTGAGGTGTTCAAGGGCTCCGGCCCCCTGGTCCTCCTGACCAGCCCCACCCCCGTCGAGGGGGGTGAGTCCGCCCTCCTCGAAGTCACCCGCTCGACCCTGAAGGCCCGGGTGAGCGCCGGGACCTCCGCCGCAGCCTCCGCCTGGCCCTACACGTCCTTTGGTACGCCCTCGGAGGTCGTTGAGCGGCGGGATGTCGTGGACCTCGACACCACCCTGGTCCGCTTCGCCAACGGCGTTCGCCTGACCGTGAAGCCCACCAAGTTCAAGGCCGACCAGATCCTGGTCCAGGTGAACGTCGGCGCCGGCCGTCTCGGCCTGGCGCCGGACCGGCCAAGCCCGGAGTGGTCGGGCGGCGCCCTGGTGGAGGGCGGCCCGGCCCGGATCAGCGCCAAGGACATGGAAAGGGCCCTGACCGGCAAGGTCTACTCGGCGAGTTTCGGAATGTCCGACGAGGCCCTGGTGCTGTCTGGGGCTACGCGGGCCGAAGACCTGGACACCCAGATGCAGGTCCTGGCGGCCTATGTCTCCGATCCCGGCTGGAGACCAGAGGCCTTTGACCGCTACGCCGCCGTCGCCGCGAGCATCCACGACCAACTGGCCTCGACGGCCTCAGGGGTGATCAGCCGGGACCTTCCCTCTCTCATTCGGGGCGGCGACGCGCGCTGGGCCTTCCCCTCGCGGGAGGAACTGGCCGCCGCACGCCTCGATGACCTCAAGGCCGCCGTGACGCCGGCCCTGGCCTCAGGCCCGCTTGAGATCGTGATTGTCGGAGACATCACCGTGGACAAGGCCATCGACGCGGCTGGCCGCACCTTCGGGGGCCTGCCTCAGCGGGCCGACCCCGCCCCCCTGCCTCCCGGGGCGCTAAAGGTCCGCACCCCCTCCGGAGGCGGCGAGGCCGTCGTGCGCACCCACAAGGGGCGCGCCGACCAGGCGGTCCTGTTCACGGCCTGGCCGACCACCGGCTTCCTCGAGGATCCCCGCGGCGCCCGGGCCAACCGGCTCCTCGCCGCCGTCCTCGGCCTTCGCCTGACCGAGGAGCTGCGTGAGAAACAGGGGGCGACCTATTCGCCAAGCGCCGACTCCACCCAGAGCCTGGAGATCCCCGGCTGGGGCTACATCTCCACGGTCACGGAGATCCCGCCGGACAGGATCGCCGCGGTGACCCAGGACATACGGCGCATCGCCAAGGATCTCGCCGGCCGGGCTCCGACGGATGACGAGATGGCCCGCGCCCGCAAGCCCATGCTGGAGAGCGTCCTCCAGGGCCGCGAGACCAATGGCTACTGGATCAGCATTCTTTCGGGCGTGCAGGCTGACCCGCGCGGCCTGGACGCCGTGCGCAGCCTCATCCCGACCCTGGAGGGGCTGACGGCGGCCGACGTCCAGGCGGCCGCCCGGAAGTGGCTGTCAGACGATCGCCTGTGGCGCCTGGAGGTGATCCCGGAAGCCGGGCGCACCCGGACGGCGCCCTGA
- a CDS encoding choline dehydrogenase, whose amino-acid sequence MDAYDYIIIGAGSAGCVLAARLTEDPSVRVLLLEAGGKDNSLLVRMPAGVGSLIGDKGDYNWGFWTEPEPQLDDRRLWWPRGKGWGGSSSINGMIYIRGHARDYDQWRQMGLEGWAYRDILPYFKKSEAFEGGADDWHGGEGPLKVSKASDPNPIYSAAIRAGEQAGHPLTGDFNGRQQEGWGPYQLTVHDGERWSAARGYLHPVLSRPNLTCVTGARTTRILIEDGVATGVEYADEKTRARTQVKANREVLVCAGAVQSPQILQLSGIGDPGALSAAGIETVHALPGVGENLQDHLDVTLSWACPQPITIYSQRKGLKTLLVGLSYLLFKKGLGRRQFLESGAFLKSRPDLDRPDLQVHCVLAVMQNHGKTVVERDGFTFHVCQLRPESRGRVGLRSADPFDDPAIFANYLAAEEDRRALREGVRMMREVARQPALDPYRSEELFPGEGVESDEAVDAWIRSVAETIYHPVGTCRMGADGDPMAVVDAQLRVRGLKGLRVVDASVMPTLVGGNTNAPTIMIAEKAADMILGRPAPAPDDAEVAA is encoded by the coding sequence ATGGACGCCTACGACTACATCATCATCGGGGCCGGCTCGGCCGGCTGCGTGCTGGCCGCGCGCCTGACCGAGGATCCCTCGGTCAGGGTGCTGCTGCTGGAAGCCGGGGGGAAGGACAACTCCCTTCTGGTCCGCATGCCGGCGGGCGTTGGCAGCCTGATCGGCGACAAGGGCGACTACAACTGGGGCTTCTGGACCGAGCCGGAGCCCCAACTCGACGACCGCCGCCTGTGGTGGCCGCGCGGCAAGGGCTGGGGCGGATCCTCCTCCATCAACGGGATGATCTACATCCGCGGCCACGCCCGCGACTATGACCAGTGGCGCCAGATGGGCCTGGAGGGCTGGGCCTACCGGGACATCCTGCCTTACTTCAAGAAGTCTGAAGCGTTCGAGGGCGGGGCCGACGACTGGCATGGCGGCGAGGGGCCGCTGAAGGTCTCCAAGGCCTCGGACCCCAATCCCATCTACTCGGCCGCCATCCGCGCCGGCGAGCAGGCAGGGCATCCCCTGACGGGTGACTTCAACGGCCGCCAGCAGGAGGGCTGGGGTCCCTACCAGCTGACCGTCCATGACGGCGAGCGCTGGAGCGCCGCCCGCGGCTACCTGCATCCGGTCTTGTCCCGGCCCAACCTGACCTGCGTGACCGGCGCCCGGACGACCCGGATCCTGATCGAGGACGGCGTGGCGACCGGCGTGGAGTATGCGGACGAGAAGACCCGCGCCCGGACCCAGGTGAAGGCCAACCGCGAGGTCCTGGTCTGCGCCGGCGCGGTCCAGTCGCCGCAGATCCTTCAGCTTTCCGGGATCGGCGATCCCGGAGCCCTCTCAGCCGCGGGGATCGAGACCGTCCACGCCCTTCCCGGGGTGGGGGAGAACCTGCAGGATCACCTTGACGTGACCCTGTCCTGGGCCTGCCCGCAGCCCATCACCATCTATTCCCAGCGGAAGGGGCTGAAGACCCTGCTGGTCGGCCTGAGCTACCTTCTCTTCAAGAAGGGCCTCGGCCGTCGCCAGTTCCTGGAATCCGGCGCCTTCCTGAAGTCGCGCCCGGATCTCGACCGCCCCGACCTGCAGGTCCACTGCGTGCTGGCCGTTATGCAGAACCACGGAAAGACCGTGGTCGAGCGCGACGGCTTCACCTTCCATGTCTGCCAGCTGCGGCCCGAGAGCCGGGGCCGGGTGGGACTGCGGTCCGCGGACCCCTTCGACGATCCCGCCATCTTCGCCAACTACCTGGCGGCCGAGGAGGATCGCCGCGCCCTGCGCGAGGGCGTCCGCATGATGCGGGAGGTGGCCCGCCAGCCGGCCCTCGACCCCTACCGCTCCGAAGAGCTCTTCCCCGGCGAGGGCGTCGAATCGGACGAGGCGGTGGACGCCTGGATCCGGTCCGTGGCCGAGACCATCTATCACCCGGTCGGGACCTGCCGCATGGGCGCGGATGGCGATCCCATGGCGGTGGTCGACGCCCAGCTCCGGGTCCGCGGCCTGAAGGGCCTGAGGGTGGTGGACGCCTCGGTCATGCCGACCCTGGTGGGCGGCAATACCAATGCGCCGACCATCATGATCGCCGAGAAGGCCGCCGACATGATCCTCGGCCGGCCTGCGCCGGCCCCGGACGACGCCGAGGTCGCCGCCTGA
- a CDS encoding enoyl-CoA hydratase-related protein produces the protein MAYEHIRVDREGHVTIFTLNRPDVMNALHSPAHFEMHEALDAFAADPEQWVGIITGAGERAFSAGNDLKHQATGGEMRSPPSGFAGLTSRFDLNKPLIAAVNGVAMGGGFEIALACDIIVASEAAVFALPEPRVGLAALAGGLHRLPRAIGVKRAMGMILTGRRVSAAEGAELGFVNEVVPAADLMIAARRWAAQIAELSPMSVRASKEAVFKGLDEPTLESAIKGQNRYPAVSALFTSEDFVEGPLAFSQKRAPNWKGR, from the coding sequence ATGGCCTACGAACATATCCGCGTGGACCGCGAAGGCCACGTCACCATCTTCACGCTGAACCGGCCGGACGTGATGAACGCCCTGCATTCGCCGGCCCATTTCGAGATGCACGAGGCCCTCGACGCCTTCGCCGCGGATCCGGAGCAGTGGGTCGGCATCATCACCGGGGCGGGTGAGCGCGCCTTCTCGGCCGGCAACGACCTCAAGCACCAGGCCACGGGCGGCGAGATGCGCAGCCCGCCTTCGGGCTTCGCCGGCCTGACCTCGCGGTTCGACCTGAACAAGCCCCTGATCGCCGCGGTGAACGGCGTGGCCATGGGCGGCGGCTTCGAGATCGCCCTGGCCTGCGACATCATCGTCGCCTCGGAGGCGGCGGTCTTCGCCCTGCCCGAGCCCCGCGTGGGCCTGGCCGCCCTGGCGGGGGGCCTGCACCGCCTGCCCCGGGCCATCGGGGTCAAGCGCGCCATGGGCATGATCCTGACCGGCCGTCGCGTCTCCGCCGCCGAGGGGGCGGAACTGGGCTTCGTGAACGAGGTGGTTCCCGCCGCCGACCTCATGATCGCCGCCCGGCGCTGGGCGGCGCAGATCGCCGAGCTCTCGCCGATGTCGGTCCGGGCCTCCAAGGAAGCCGTGTTCAAGGGCCTGGACGAGCCGACCCTGGAGTCCGCCATCAAGGGCCAGAACCGCTATCCGGCGGTGTCGGCCCTGTTCACGTCCGAGGACTTCGTGGAAGGGCCGTTGGCCTTTTCGCAGAAGCGGGCGCCGAACTGGAAGGGTCGCTGA
- a CDS encoding gamma carbonic anhydrase family protein, protein MSVYSLGDATPELPADDEYWIAPTAAVIGRVILRRNASVWWGATLRGDNDPIEIGENSNIQDGSVLHTDTGSPLTIGANVTVGHMVMLHGCTIGDNSLVGIGSIILNGARIGKNCLIGANCLITEGKEIPDNSLVMGAPGKVVRELSEAQARSVAMGAHHYVENWKRYRASLRHKG, encoded by the coding sequence ATGTCTGTCTATTCACTGGGCGATGCGACGCCCGAACTGCCCGCGGACGACGAGTACTGGATCGCCCCCACCGCTGCGGTGATCGGACGTGTGATCCTGAGGCGCAATGCCTCGGTCTGGTGGGGCGCCACACTGAGGGGCGACAACGATCCCATCGAGATCGGCGAGAACTCCAACATCCAGGACGGTTCCGTCCTGCACACGGACACCGGATCACCCCTGACGATCGGGGCGAATGTCACCGTTGGGCACATGGTCATGCTCCATGGCTGCACCATCGGGGACAACAGCCTGGTCGGGATCGGCTCCATCATCCTGAACGGCGCCCGGATCGGGAAGAACTGCCTGATCGGCGCCAATTGCCTGATCACCGAGGGCAAGGAGATCCCGGACAACTCCCTGGTCATGGGCGCCCCGGGGAAGGTGGTGCGGGAACTGTCGGAAGCCCAGGCCCGGTCGGTGGCCATGGGCGCCCATCATTATGTCGAGAACTGGAAGCGCTACCGGGCCAGCCTGCGGCACAAGGGTTGA
- a CDS encoding PhoH family protein, whose translation MTKRALKRQLREGALDLTEFNGDPRIRRLPVERAWSPLPRRPEDDREQGFVKTVRAMSEGQKAMMEAIDTHNLVLALGPAGTGKTYLAIAKAVEALEAGKVGRIVLSRPAVEAGESIGFLPGEMEDKLAPYLRPLYDALSDRLSMKRVRAMMAEGIIEIAPVGFMRGRTLNNAFVVIDEAQNCTYVQLKMLLTRLGWHSTMVVTGDPAQSDLLPELSGLGPVAERLEAVGNIAVVRLAERDIVRHPLVAEMLGVL comes from the coding sequence ATGACCAAGCGAGCCCTGAAGCGTCAACTTCGCGAAGGCGCCCTGGACCTTACAGAGTTCAATGGTGATCCCCGGATCCGGCGGTTGCCCGTGGAACGGGCCTGGTCCCCCCTCCCCCGCCGGCCGGAGGACGACCGCGAGCAGGGCTTCGTCAAGACCGTCCGGGCGATGTCCGAGGGCCAGAAGGCCATGATGGAGGCCATCGACACGCACAACCTCGTCCTGGCCCTCGGCCCGGCCGGGACCGGCAAGACCTACCTGGCCATCGCCAAGGCGGTGGAGGCCCTGGAGGCGGGGAAGGTCGGCCGGATCGTCCTGTCCCGCCCCGCGGTGGAGGCGGGCGAGTCGATCGGCTTCCTGCCCGGCGAGATGGAGGACAAGCTCGCGCCCTATCTCCGGCCCCTCTACGACGCCCTGTCGGACCGGCTGTCGATGAAGCGCGTCAGGGCCATGATGGCCGAGGGGATCATCGAGATCGCCCCGGTCGGGTTCATGCGCGGGCGGACGCTGAACAACGCCTTCGTCGTCATCGATGAGGCGCAGAACTGCACCTACGTCCAGCTCAAGATGTTGCTGACCCGGCTGGGCTGGCATTCGACCATGGTGGTCACCGGCGACCCGGCCCAGTCCGACCTCCTGCCGGAACTCTCCGGACTGGGGCCCGTGGCCGAGCGTCTCGAGGCCGTCGGGAACATCGCCGTGGTGCGGCTGGCGGAACGCGACATCGTCCGCCATCCCCTGGTCGCCGAGATGCTGGGGGTCCTCTGA
- a CDS encoding DUF3126 family protein, translated as MDERTLRKIEGHLRGTFANARINVVPRPRQKDSAEVYISEEFIGVVFEDEDEAGSFMFEMAILAEDLP; from the coding sequence TTGGACGAACGCACCCTCCGCAAGATCGAAGGTCACCTTCGCGGCACCTTCGCGAACGCGCGGATCAATGTCGTGCCGCGTCCGCGGCAGAAGGACTCCGCCGAGGTCTACATCAGCGAGGAGTTCATCGGCGTGGTCTTCGAGGACGAGGATGAAGCCGGCTCCTTCATGTTCGAGATGGCCATCCTTGCCGAAGACCTGCCCTGA
- the cysE gene encoding serine O-acetyltransferase encodes MTQKLEVIDPRAAPPVWAALRNEAERAARTEPALASLVNAIILSHDNLGDALSYALAHKLGDQELRAMSLRELAMEAYRAAPGLVDTAEADLKAVFERDPACKGYVQPFLFFKGFQALQTQRIAHWLWSQGRETMAFYLQSRMSEIFQVDIHPATQIGSGVFIDHGTGIVIGETAVIGDDVSLLQGVTLGGTGAERGDRHPKIGRGVLLGAGAKVLGNIQIGDYAKVASGSVVLKPVPAHCTAAGVPARLVNCPTGDEPARSMDHTLADVVYDYVI; translated from the coding sequence ATGACCCAGAAGCTCGAAGTGATCGACCCGCGCGCCGCGCCCCCCGTCTGGGCGGCCCTGCGCAACGAGGCCGAGCGCGCGGCCCGCACGGAGCCGGCGCTGGCGTCGCTGGTCAACGCCATCATCCTCAGCCACGACAACCTCGGCGACGCCCTGTCCTACGCCCTGGCCCACAAGCTGGGCGACCAGGAGCTGCGCGCCATGAGCCTGCGCGAACTGGCCATGGAAGCCTACAGGGCTGCACCGGGCCTGGTGGACACGGCGGAGGCCGACCTCAAGGCCGTGTTCGAGCGGGACCCGGCCTGCAAGGGCTATGTGCAGCCTTTCCTCTTCTTCAAGGGCTTCCAGGCCCTGCAGACCCAGAGGATCGCCCACTGGCTCTGGAGCCAGGGACGCGAGACCATGGCCTTCTACCTGCAGAGCCGCATGAGCGAGATCTTCCAGGTCGACATTCACCCGGCCACCCAGATCGGATCCGGGGTCTTCATTGACCATGGCACGGGTATCGTCATTGGCGAGACGGCGGTGATCGGCGACGATGTCTCCCTGCTCCAGGGCGTGACCCTGGGCGGCACGGGGGCGGAACGTGGCGACCGGCACCCGAAGATCGGCCGGGGCGTCCTGCTTGGCGCCGGCGCCAAGGTGCTGGGCAACATCCAGATCGGCGACTACGCCAAGGTGGCCTCGGGCTCCGTCGTCCTCAAGCCGGTGCCGGCGCACTGCACCGCCGCCGGCGTCCCGGCCCGGCTCGTCAACTGCCCGACCGGGGACGAGCCTGCGCGGAGCATGGACCACACCCTTGCGGATGTGGTCTACGACTACGTCATCTGA
- a CDS encoding nitroreductase family protein — protein sequence MTGSPLSSLPPPAFGDPIGIEAAPEVLTFLARRRSASALKLAAPGPDAAQVQDLLRLACRVPDHGKLAPWRFILLEGPDKAAFADRLDALARARGDERAAGKLGKLRTPPMGIAVISAPREADVPEWEQVLSAGAVCMTLVCAAQAMGFGANWITDWYAYDAEARACLGVAGTEKVAGFILIGSPSEPPRERERPDPAGRVSRWTA from the coding sequence ATGACCGGATCCCCCCTTTCGTCCCTTCCGCCGCCCGCCTTCGGTGATCCGATCGGGATCGAGGCCGCCCCTGAGGTGCTCACCTTCCTGGCTCGCCGCCGGTCGGCTTCGGCCCTGAAGCTGGCCGCGCCTGGTCCAGACGCCGCACAGGTGCAGGACCTCCTCCGCCTCGCCTGCCGTGTCCCGGATCATGGCAAGCTGGCGCCCTGGCGCTTCATCCTGCTGGAGGGGCCGGACAAGGCCGCCTTCGCGGACCGGCTCGACGCCCTGGCCCGCGCCCGGGGCGATGAGCGCGCCGCGGGCAAGCTCGGCAAGCTTCGCACCCCGCCCATGGGGATCGCGGTGATCTCAGCCCCGCGCGAGGCGGACGTTCCGGAGTGGGAACAGGTGCTGTCGGCGGGAGCGGTCTGCATGACCCTGGTCTGCGCCGCTCAGGCCATGGGCTTCGGCGCCAACTGGATCACCGACTGGTACGCCTACGACGCCGAGGCGCGGGCCTGCCTGGGGGTGGCCGGTACGGAGAAGGTGGCGGGTTTCATCCTGATCGGCAGCCCCTCAGAGCCGCCCCGGGAGCGCGAGCGCCCGGATCCGGCGGGCCGGGTGTCGCGCTGGACGGCCTGA
- the queF gene encoding preQ(1) synthase, which produces MSEIQVTQLGQVVAGFDSPEAAVLERVPNPQKGQVYLARFTAPEFTSLCPVTGQPDFATLVIDYAPGDWLVESKSLKLFLSSFRNHGAFHEDCTLTIGRRLVETAKPLWLRIGGYWYPRGGIPIDVFWQTGAPPEGLWLPDQGVAPYRGRG; this is translated from the coding sequence ATGAGCGAGATCCAGGTCACCCAGTTGGGCCAGGTGGTGGCGGGCTTTGACAGCCCCGAGGCCGCCGTCCTTGAACGCGTACCCAACCCCCAGAAGGGGCAGGTCTACCTGGCCCGGTTCACGGCCCCGGAGTTCACGTCCCTGTGCCCCGTGACGGGCCAGCCGGACTTCGCGACCCTGGTCATCGATTACGCTCCCGGCGACTGGCTGGTGGAGTCCAAGTCGCTGAAGCTTTTTCTTTCATCATTCCGGAATCATGGTGCTTTCCATGAGGATTGCACCCTGACCATCGGCCGCCGGCTGGTCGAAACGGCCAAGCCGCTCTGGCTGAGGATCGGGGGCTACTGGTATCCGCGCGGGGGCATTCCCATCGATGTCTTCTGGCAGACCGGCGCACCGCCCGAGGGGCTCTGGCTGCCTGACCAGGGCGTCGCCCCCTACCGCGGCCGCGGCTAA